The stretch of DNA AGGGGGCTGGTTAAATTTAGGTAAATTTTACCCGATCATTACTGGCATTAGTATAGGACTTAGTACATTATCAATTTTTGTTCTGTCTTATCGATTTGGTGCTAAAGAGATATCTAAAAGCAAGGCAAATTTATTTTTAATTTTATTTATTAGTTTGTGCTTAATTAATGCTTTGAATTTTGCTTTAGTAGGTTCATTGGCTATGATATTACTGTCAATATTAGCATATATTGCTAGTAGCCAAAAACTTCCTTGGAAAGTTATAATTATAGCTTTTTTGTGTTTTAGTTTATTGCACTTTGGCAAAGGTGATATGCGTGCTAAGTATTGGTGGGGAAACAGAAATCCGTATTTTCAGCCTTCTGCTTATCCAGCTTTGTATGAAGAATGGATAGGTTACTCCTTTAAAAATTTTCAGCAGTATGTATCAACTTCAGATCAACCTAAAACAGCAAACAGTAGACAATCACTTGTAGATAGAGGTGGCTTAATTCAATTATTAGTATTGGTTCAAGAAAAAACACCTAAAGATTTACCATATTTAAATGGCTCTACTTATGCAACTATTCCTAAGTTATTACTTCCCCGATTTTTAAATGCTAAAAAAATTGCCAGCCATGAAGGAACTTTTATATTAAGTATTTACTATGGCTTGCAAACTCGCGCCGATACTCTAACTACTACAATTGGCTGGGGTTTGCTTAATGAAGCTTACGCTAACTTTGGGTTTTTAGGGTGTACATTACTAGCAGTTGTTGTCGGCTCAATTTATGGGCAAGCTACACGCTGGAGTATGCACACACCACTTTTAGCCGCGCGTTCTTTATTTAGTGTTGTATTGTTGAGTTTTGCCTTTCAAACTGAGTATATTTCGGGTGTATACGTTTCTTCACTCTTTCAAGCGACGGGGGTATTAGTAGTAATTACTTTTGTTTTCATGGAAAATCAAAGAAATCAAGAATCCCAGGTTGTAGTAGCTGGTTATGATTATCAAAACAATTAAGCTAGTGGAAATACAGCAGATTTTAAAGTGAAGTACAGAATTACCCCACCCGCGAGTTCGGGGAGGGTTGGGGAGGGGTGTACTACATCTAGATGCAAATTATTATAGAAATATTTTTATGCAAAAAATAGCAATTATTACCTCTCATCCAATTCAATATTATGCGCCTTGGTTTCGCTATCTCAGGATGACAGCTAATTTTGCTATAAAAGTTTTTTATCTTTGGGATTTTGGTATTACTGAGCAAGTAGATAGTGGTTTTTTACAAACTATCCGTTGGGATATTCCACTGCTAGCTGGATATGACTATGAGTTTGTACCAAATGTTAGTGCTAATCCAGGGACTCATCACTTTTGGGGCTTGCAAAATCCTACGCTTTTAGAAAGAATTAATAATTATCAACCGGATGCTGTTCTACTTTTAAGTTATAACTACGCCAGTATTTATAATTTTATCTGGAAGTGGAATAATAAAAAAGCTCCTCTGTTGTTTCGAGGTGACTCTCATCGGTTGCTGAAACGTACAGGTATTAAGGAGTGGGCGCGACGAATTTTTATATCATTGATTTATCAAAAATTTTCAGCTTTTCTATATGTAGGTAAAGCTAATTATGGTTATTTTAAAGAGCATGGTGTTTCGCCAGAAAAGTTGTTTTTTGCTCCTCATGCAGTAGATAATGAGCGTTTTTTTGCCTCTTTTGAGACAGCTAAAATTGATACTATTACTTGGAAGCAAGAATTAGGAATTCCAGAAAATCATGGGGTTATTTTATTTGCTGGAAAATTTGAAGATAAAAAACGACCATTAGATTTACTGCAAGCATTTTTGCAAGCAAATCTTTATGAGGTATCGCTACTTTTTGTCGGTACAGGACATTTAGAAAAGCAATTGCGGCAACTTTCAGTAAGTCATCCTCAGATTAAGTTTGCTTCTTTTCAAAATCAAACGCTAATGCCTCGGACTTACGCTGTAGCTGATTTAGTTGTATTACCTAGTTATGGGTATGAGGAAACTTGGGGACTTGCTATTAATGAGGCAATGTGTATGTCTCGTGCTGTGGTTGCTAGTACTCATGTGGGATGTGTACAAGATTTGATTCAACCTTACCGCAATGGGTTGGTATTTACAGCAGGTGATGTGTCGGCGCTTGCTGCTACTCTTAAAGAAGCTTTTTCAGATAGGGAACGATTAAGAAAATGGGGAGAAGAAAGCCGCAAAATTATAGATAATTATAGTTATACTCAGACTACTGAGGGGTTAAAACAAGCTTTAAAATGTTTGAGTTGAATTAAAATAAATTAAGTTAAAACTAGGAAGATGTAAAACTTATCCTGGTTAGACCTATTGCCAATATCAGTTATTACATCTGTGTTTATTTGTGGTTAATTATATAAAATTTGATTTATGCAAAAAGTAGATTGTATAAATTGTATTTTTTTAACGCCGAGGGCGCAGAGGTAAGCAAAAATAGGTTATTAAATGTTTATGGATAAAAAATTAACTGATATGCTTCATTTTTATTTATGGTTTCCAGAATTATTTTGTTCTACTGGCGGTATTCAAACTTATTCTAATTTTTTATTTAAAGCTTTTCAAAAAATTAATCCTAATTTTAAGTATGAAGTATTTTTAAAGAATGATGCCGCGCTAGAAAGCATTAAGGAAAAAGCGAATATAAAATGGCATTTTACTGGAGATTGGCAAGGATTTTTCCGTACTGTAGTTTTCGCGAGCCAAGTTATCGGACATGGAATTTACCAGCGCCCTGATTTAGTTATATCTAGTCATTTAAATTTTACTGTTGCTGCTTATTGGTTAAAAAAAATTGCTGGTGTTCCCTATTGGGCGGTTGCTCATGGTGTGGAAGCTTGGAATATTGAAAATCAGGGTTTAAAAAAAGCTTTGCAAGATGCAGATCAGATTTTAGCTGTTAGTAATTATACACGCGACCGCCTTCTCAAAGAACAAAATATCGACCCCAGCAAAATAGTTATTTTACCAAACACTTTTGATGCAGAGCGCTTTAAAATTAATCCTAAGCCTAAACAGCTATTAAAACGTTATGGATTAACGCTTGATCAATCTATAATTTTAACAGTAGCGAGATTAGCAAGTAGTGAAGCTTACAAAGGATATGACAAAATTTTGCAAGCTTTACCTGAGATTCGTACTAAAATTCCTAATGTTCACTATATCTTAGTTGGTAAGGGTAGCGATCGCACTCGTATTGAAACATTAATTACAGAACTTGATTTGCAAGACTGTGTAACATTAGCAGGATTTGTACCAGATGAGGAACTCTGCGATCATTACAATCTCTGTGATGTGTTTGCTATGCCAAGCTTGGGCGAAGGTTTTGGGATTGTATACCTGGAAGCATTAGCTTGTGGAAAGCCAACTTTAGGGGGAAATCAGGATGGCGCAATAGACGCTTTGTGTAATGGTGAGTTGGGGGTTTTGGTTAATCCAGATGATATTGAAGATATCGCACAATCTTTGATTCAAATTTTGCAAGGTAGTTATCCAAATCCTCTAATTTATCAACCGGAAGTTTTACGACAAAAAATAATTGATTATTTTGGCTTTGACCGTTTTGAAGAAACGCTTGCAAATTATTTAAATGAATGGATATTAAGCAGTAATAGCAAAAAATAACACGGTTTTTATCATTATATGATTAGTTTAAGTGAAAAACGATAAATACAAAAAAGAGCGGATATGATAATTGTTAATTGTTAATTGTTAATTGTCTATGTGTGGAATTGCTGGGATATTAACTGAGAGTGATTATCAAGATTCTCTACCAAATTTGATTGAGAGAATGCAAGGTGCTTTGCAGCATCGAGGGCCAGATGATCGGGGGATATATATATCAGGCGATCGCCAAATTGCTTTGGCACATACCCGTCTTTCTATTCTGGATCTTAGTCCAGCAGGACATCAACCCATGTCTACGGCTGATGGGCGTTTTTGGATTACTTTTAATGGTGAAATTTATAATTTTAGAGAGTTAAGAAGTAATTTAATTGCCCAAGGAGAAAACTTTTTATCTCAAACTGATACTGAGGTAATTCTAAAACTTTATCAGCGCCTTGGTGTTGATTGTGTACAGCATTTGCGCGGAATGTTTGCTTTTGCTATTTGGGATGATTTAGAAAAAACTTGCTTTATTGCCCGCGATCATCTCGGAATTAAACCTTTATATTATTGGCAATCCAATTCTACTTTAGTGTTTGCTTCAGAATTACGAACTGTTTTAGCTTCGTCATTGCCTAGTATTAATCTCAGTAGTTCTGGATTATACGGATATTTAGTTAGCGGTTCTGTACCGGAACCAGATACCTTAATTGAAGGGATACATTGTCTAGAAGCAGGTCATTATCTCTACTGGAAAGCGGGGAATTTAACTCAACAGCGTTACTGGCAAATTAACTTTACCTCAGAAAATATTTCTCCTGCGGAAGCTAAAGAAAAAGTCCGCGCTGCTTTAATTGATTCAATTCAACATCATTTTATTAGTGATGTTCCTGTGGGTGTATTTCTTAGTGGCGGAATTGACTCAACCGCAGTGGTGGCGCTAGCTAGTCAAACTCAAACTGAACAACTGCGGACTTATTCGATTGCTTTTGAAGAAAATGAATGGAATGAAGGTGAAATTGCTCAAAAAGTTGCCAATACATTCGATACTGAACATACAGAATATAAAATTACAGCATCATTAGGTCGAGAATTATTAACAAAGTTTTTGGATTCAATTGATCAACCTAGTATTGATGGCTTCAATACTTTCTGTGTTTCTCAAATTACCCGCCAGCATGGTACAAAAGTTGCGCTATCTGGGTTGGGTGGAGATGAATTATTTGGGGGATATAAATCTTTTCAACAAGTACCGCGTATGGTGCGGTTGCATCAACAACTTCAGGCGATTAAACCAATAACTTTTGGTATTGGGAAAGGTTTAGAGTATTGGGGAAAATCAGCTAAGTTGAAACGCTTGGGTGATTTTTTACAGCAAAAGCCTAATTCAGTTAGCGCGTACCGCAGTTTTCGTGGTATTTTTTCGCATAGTGAAGCTTGTGCGATAGCGCAAGCGCTGACTTGTCAGTTCGCATCTCGATACCTCAAGACAGATACAGTTTTACCAACTAGGCAAAACTTGAGTCAATTTGAGCCTCAACCTTCTATAGAAGACGAGGTAAGTCTACTGGAAATTAGCTGCTATATGCGAAATCAACTGCTGCGAGATAGCGATGTTATGAGTATGGCATGGGGTTTAGAGGTGCGCGTCCCTTTGGTAGATAAAGGTTTGCTAGAAGCAATTTCTTCTATTCCAAGCGACATTCGTCTAGCTTCTGGAAAGCAACTATTAGTGCAAGCTGTTCCTGAGTTACCTAGTTGGATTGTTAATCGTCCTAAAAAAGGCTTCTTTTTCCCATATCAACAATGGTTAGATCAAGAATGGCGTGATTATTTTCCTGAAATTAATCTGGATAAAAATATACCCCTCCAGCCTTGGTATCGTCGTTGGAATTTAGCTATTCTGCAACATTGGTTGGAGAAAGTAAGCCGATGAAAGTGCTTCATATTATACCCTCAGTTGCACCAGTACGCGGTGGCCCTAGCCAAGCAGTTTTAGCAATGGTAAAATCATTGCGCGAACAAGGTATTGATGCAGAAATTGCTACAACTAATGATAACGGTGCTGATTTATTAAATGTCCCACTGCACCAATTAATTGAGTATCAGAAAGTTCCAGTGCAGTTTTTTCCTCGGTTTTCACCAGCTATTTCAGCAGTGCGAGAATTTGCTTTTTCTGGTGATTTAACTCAATGGTTGTGGCAACATATTGACGATTATCAGCTTTTACATATCCACGCCATTTTTTCTTATGCGTCTACAATGGCAATGGCGATCGCACGTTTAAAACATATTCCTTATATTGTCCGTCCTATTGGGCAATTGTGTGAATGGTCATTGCAGCAAAGCGCCCAGAAAAAACAAATTTACTTAAATCTTATAGAACACGCCAACATAGATCATAGTCAAGCATTACACTTCACTTCTGAACAAGAAAAGCAAGAAACATCTCAACTTTGTTTTAAAGCGCCTAATTTTATTTTACCACTTGGTCTTTCCGTACCAGCGCAATTACCATCAGCACGTCAAAAATTACGCAAACTACTAAAAATTGCAGATAATCAACCTGTAATTTTATTTATGTCTCGTTTGCACCCAAAAAAAGGTTTAAATTATCTCATTCCTGCTTTAGCAAAATTAACTAATCTTCCTTTTACTTTTGTACTTGCTGGTAGTGGAGATACCGAATATGAAACAGAGATTGATAGCCTTTTGCAATCAACTGGTATGCAGCAACACACCTATCGCTGCGGGTTTGTTAGTGGTGAAATGAAACAATTATTACTCCAAGGTGCGGATATATTTGCTCTTACTTCCCACTCAGAAAACTTCGGTATTGCAGTTTTAGAAGCCTTAGCAGCAGGTTTACCTGTAATTGTTACCCCTGGCGTAGCATTAGCTTCTGTCATAAAAAAACATCAGCTTGGTTATGTAACTGAGTTGGATGAAGATAAAATAGCATCTGCTATCCAAAGCTTACTTAGCGATCAAAATGTGGTAAAACAGATGAGCGATCGCGCTCGTCAACTTATCCTAGAAGAATATACTTGGGAGCAGATTGCAGGTAAACTAATTGCAGTTTATAGCGCGATTATTAACAAACAGCAAATCATTTAAAATATCTTATGATTCCTCCCATCCTCAAACGTACTTTTTATTCCTTATTTCGTTACCCCATGCGTACTAATGCGTGGGTGTACAAAAATTTTCGCTCTCCAAAAGAAGGTTTAAAAGTACATTTAGGCCCTGGACAAGGAAATTATATTAATGGATG from Oculatellaceae cyanobacterium encodes:
- a CDS encoding glycosyltransferase family 4 protein, encoding MQKIAIITSHPIQYYAPWFRYLRMTANFAIKVFYLWDFGITEQVDSGFLQTIRWDIPLLAGYDYEFVPNVSANPGTHHFWGLQNPTLLERINNYQPDAVLLLSYNYASIYNFIWKWNNKKAPLLFRGDSHRLLKRTGIKEWARRIFISLIYQKFSAFLYVGKANYGYFKEHGVSPEKLFFAPHAVDNERFFASFETAKIDTITWKQELGIPENHGVILFAGKFEDKKRPLDLLQAFLQANLYEVSLLFVGTGHLEKQLRQLSVSHPQIKFASFQNQTLMPRTYAVADLVVLPSYGYEETWGLAINEAMCMSRAVVASTHVGCVQDLIQPYRNGLVFTAGDVSALAATLKEAFSDRERLRKWGEESRKIIDNYSYTQTTEGLKQALKCLS
- a CDS encoding glycosyltransferase family 4 protein; this encodes MDKKLTDMLHFYLWFPELFCSTGGIQTYSNFLFKAFQKINPNFKYEVFLKNDAALESIKEKANIKWHFTGDWQGFFRTVVFASQVIGHGIYQRPDLVISSHLNFTVAAYWLKKIAGVPYWAVAHGVEAWNIENQGLKKALQDADQILAVSNYTRDRLLKEQNIDPSKIVILPNTFDAERFKINPKPKQLLKRYGLTLDQSIILTVARLASSEAYKGYDKILQALPEIRTKIPNVHYILVGKGSDRTRIETLITELDLQDCVTLAGFVPDEELCDHYNLCDVFAMPSLGEGFGIVYLEALACGKPTLGGNQDGAIDALCNGELGVLVNPDDIEDIAQSLIQILQGSYPNPLIYQPEVLRQKIIDYFGFDRFEETLANYLNEWILSSNSKK
- the asnB gene encoding asparagine synthase (glutamine-hydrolyzing), translating into MCGIAGILTESDYQDSLPNLIERMQGALQHRGPDDRGIYISGDRQIALAHTRLSILDLSPAGHQPMSTADGRFWITFNGEIYNFRELRSNLIAQGENFLSQTDTEVILKLYQRLGVDCVQHLRGMFAFAIWDDLEKTCFIARDHLGIKPLYYWQSNSTLVFASELRTVLASSLPSINLSSSGLYGYLVSGSVPEPDTLIEGIHCLEAGHYLYWKAGNLTQQRYWQINFTSENISPAEAKEKVRAALIDSIQHHFISDVPVGVFLSGGIDSTAVVALASQTQTEQLRTYSIAFEENEWNEGEIAQKVANTFDTEHTEYKITASLGRELLTKFLDSIDQPSIDGFNTFCVSQITRQHGTKVALSGLGGDELFGGYKSFQQVPRMVRLHQQLQAIKPITFGIGKGLEYWGKSAKLKRLGDFLQQKPNSVSAYRSFRGIFSHSEACAIAQALTCQFASRYLKTDTVLPTRQNLSQFEPQPSIEDEVSLLEISCYMRNQLLRDSDVMSMAWGLEVRVPLVDKGLLEAISSIPSDIRLASGKQLLVQAVPELPSWIVNRPKKGFFFPYQQWLDQEWRDYFPEINLDKNIPLQPWYRRWNLAILQHWLEKVSR
- a CDS encoding glycosyltransferase — protein: MKVLHIIPSVAPVRGGPSQAVLAMVKSLREQGIDAEIATTNDNGADLLNVPLHQLIEYQKVPVQFFPRFSPAISAVREFAFSGDLTQWLWQHIDDYQLLHIHAIFSYASTMAMAIARLKHIPYIVRPIGQLCEWSLQQSAQKKQIYLNLIEHANIDHSQALHFTSEQEKQETSQLCFKAPNFILPLGLSVPAQLPSARQKLRKLLKIADNQPVILFMSRLHPKKGLNYLIPALAKLTNLPFTFVLAGSGDTEYETEIDSLLQSTGMQQHTYRCGFVSGEMKQLLLQGADIFALTSHSENFGIAVLEALAAGLPVIVTPGVALASVIKKHQLGYVTELDEDKIASAIQSLLSDQNVVKQMSDRARQLILEEYTWEQIAGKLIAVYSAIINKQQII